In the Malania oleifera isolate guangnan ecotype guangnan chromosome 1, ASM2987363v1, whole genome shotgun sequence genome, one interval contains:
- the LOC131167945 gene encoding uncharacterized protein LOC131167945, translating into MSLYRLVYRKVCHLPVELEHEAYWAIKKFNFDMAAGGAHHCLQLNELKEIHNASYENAKIYKDRMKDFHNNHIVVKSFEPRQKVWLFNSMLKLFLGKLRSCYHGPYVVNRVFPHGVIEIKDPMTDTLLKFNG; encoded by the coding sequence ATGTCTCTATACCGATTAGTCTATAGAAAGGTTTGTCATCTTCCAGTTGAGTTAGAGCACGAAGCATACTGGGCTATCAAGAAGTTTAATTTCGATATGGCTGCTGGAGGTGCTCATCACTGCCTCCAACTTAATGAGTTAAAGGAAATCCACAATGCCTCATATGAGAATGCCAAGATCTATAAAGATAGGATGAAAGACTTTCACAACAACCACATAGTCGTGAAATCTTTTGAACCTCGCCAAAAAGTATGGCTCTTCAATTCAATGTTGAAATTATTTCTGGGCAAGCTGCGTTCCTGCTATCATGGCCCATACGTTGTGAACCGTGTGTTTCCTCATGGTGTGATTGAAATTAAGGACCCCATGACTGACACACTGCTTAAGTTCAATGGATAG